The Leishmania braziliensis MHOM/BR/75/M2904 complete genome, chromosome 4 genome includes a window with the following:
- a CDS encoding putative tyrosine phosphatase has product MPTTPPSREPLVPTINFSMVCPGVYRSGYPTKKNFSFLSALRLRSILYLCPEDYAESNLKFCEENGVHVLRFPTEGNKEPFCDISEPLMHRILSAICDTRNLPLLIHCNKGKHRTGTVVACLRHLQGWSLVSIFEEYKRFASDKARVGDQQYVELYHPIVRLTPPFVASWVIVTPRATLVTSDRELMEAEALQLGYSPLAPDKYLKKNGSGAAKPTTNPVAAATAESGLTTTTPTSSPLAPGPKQQPSQPAASAVPMSAGNGGHSFVPSIAVTAAAAAAATGFGDAT; this is encoded by the coding sequence ATgcccaccacccctccctcacgAGAGCCCCTCGTGCCGACGATCAACTTCTCTATGGTGTGCCCCGGCGTATACCGGAGCGGCTACCCAACCAAGAAGAACTTTTCCTTCCTCAGCGCGCTACGGCTGCGAAGCATCCTGTACCTCTGCCCAGAGGACTACGCTGAGAGCAATCTCAAGTTCTGTGAGGAGAACGGCGTGCATGTCCTGCGCTTCCCTACAGAGGGGAACAAAGAGCCCTTCTGCGACATCTCCGAGCCGCTAATGCACCGCATCCTCAGCGCCATATGCGATACCCGCAATCTCCCCCTGCTCATCCACTGCAATAAGGGCAAGCACCGCACTGGCACTGTGGTGGCGtgcctgcgccacctgcaAGGCTGGTCGTTGGTGTCCATCTTCGAAGAGTACAAGCGCTTTGCCAGCGACAAGGCTCGAGTGGGAGATCAGCAATACGTCGAGCTCTACCACCCCATTGTGCGGCTGACCCCGCCCTTCGTGGCCTCGTGGGTGATTGTGACGCCGCGCGCAACGCTCGTGACGTCTGATCGCGAGCTcatggaggcagaggcactACAGCTCGGGTACAGCCCCCTTGCCCCGGACAAGTATCTCAAAAAGaatggcagcggtgcggccAAACCGACGACGAACCCTGTGGCTGCTGCAACCGCAGAGAGCGGCCTGACAACCACAACACCCACATCCAGCCCTTTAGCTCCGGGACCCAAGCAGCAGCCCTCACAGCCCGCCGCGTCCGCGGTGCCGATGAGCGCCGGCAACGGCGGCCACTCCTTCGTGCCCTCTATTGCGGttaccgcagcagcagcggcggcggcgactgGCTTTGGAGACGCCACTTAA
- a CDS encoding putative spermidine synthase: MPGPGLLSDGWFREKSSMWPGQAQGLKVEKVLYDQPTEFQHLTVFESDPKGPWGTVMTLDGAIQLTDYDEFVYHEMLANLSLTCHHKPERVLVIGGGDGGVVREVLRHKSEKEGIVQSVELVDIDGAVIEQSKRHFPQIACGLANPCVTAMVGDGVAFVGNAPDNVYDVVIIDTTDPEGPASELFGAEFYKNVRRILRPGGIVCNQGESIWLHRPLIEKMMNFLKKDIGFTTVKYAMIYTPMYPCGSIGTLVCAKSVDTDLTVPRRPVESLGFADELKYYSSDMHRAAFVLPRFAAYLNE, translated from the coding sequence aTGCCGGGCCCAGGTCTTTTATCTGATGGTTGGTTCCGTGAGAAGAGCTCCATGTGGCCTGGGCAGGCGCAGGGGCtcaaggtggagaaggtgctgtACGACCAGCCCACGGAATTCCAGCACCTGACGGTTTTCGAGTCCGACCCGAAGGGACCGTGGGGCACCGTCATGACACTTGACGGCGCCATCCAGCTCACTGACTATGACGAGTTCGTCTACCATGAGATGCTTGCGAACCTGTCGCTGACGTGCCATCACAAGCCAGAACGCGTTCTGGTCattggcggtggcgatggcggtgtcgtgcgcgaggtgctgcgccacaagagcgagaaggaggGCATTGTACAGTCTGTCGAGCTCGTTGACATTGACGGCGCCGTGATTGAGCAAAGCAAACGGCACTTCCCGCAGATCGCTTGCGGCCTCGCGAACCCGTGCGTGACGGCGATGGTGGGCGACGGTGTCGCCTTTGTAGGCAACGCGCCGGATAACGTGTACGATGTCGTCATCATCGACACAACGGACCCTGAGGGGCCGGCGTCGGAGCTGTTTGGCGCGGAATTCTACAAGAACGTTCGTCGCATTCTGCGGCCCGGCGGCATCGTATGCAACCAGGGCGAGTCCATCTGGCTGCACCGCCCGCTGATAGAGAAGATGATGAATTTCCTGAAGAAGGACATCGGCTTTACCACCGTCAAGTACGCGATGATCTACACCCCAATGTACCCGTGCGGCAGCATCGGCACACTCGTCTGCGCTAAGTCTGTCGACACGGACTTGACAGTGCCGAGGAGACCGGTGGAGTCGCTCGGGTTTGCCGACGAGCTCAAGTACTACAGCAGTGACATGCACCGGGCAGCGTTCGTGCTGCCGCGCTTCGCGGCGTACCTGAACGAGTAG